In Streptomyces sp. NBC_01551, one DNA window encodes the following:
- the lpdA gene encoding dihydrolipoyl dehydrogenase, giving the protein MANDASTVFDLVILGGGSGGYAAALRASQLGLDVALIEKNKLGGTCLHNGCIPTKALLHAGEIADQAREAAQFGVKTSFEGIDIAGVHKYKDEVISGLYKGLQGLVASRKVTYIEGEGRLSSPTSVDVNGQRVQGRHILLATGSVPKSLPGLEIDGNRIISSDHALVLDRVPESAIVLGGGVIGVEFASAWKSFGSDITVIEGLKHLVPVEDENSSKLLERAFRKRGIKFNLGTFFDKAEYTETGVRVTLADGKTFEAEVLLVAVGRGPVSQGLGYEEQGVAMDRGYVLVDEYMQTNVPTISAVGDLVPTLQLAHVGFAEGILVAERLAGLKTVPIDYDGVPRVTYCHPEVASVGITEAKAKEIYGADKVVALKYNLAGNGKSKILKTAGEIKLVQVKDGAVVGVHMVGDRMGEQVGEAQLIYNWEALPAEVAQLIHAHPTQNEAMGEAHLALAGKPLHSHD; this is encoded by the coding sequence GTGGCGAACGACGCCAGCACCGTTTTCGACCTAGTGATCCTCGGCGGTGGCAGTGGCGGTTACGCCGCGGCTCTGCGCGCATCCCAGCTGGGTCTGGACGTTGCCCTGATCGAGAAGAACAAGCTCGGCGGCACCTGCCTGCACAACGGCTGCATCCCCACGAAGGCACTGCTGCACGCCGGCGAGATCGCGGACCAGGCTCGCGAAGCCGCCCAGTTCGGTGTCAAGACCTCGTTCGAGGGCATCGACATCGCGGGTGTCCACAAGTACAAGGACGAGGTCATCTCGGGCCTGTACAAGGGTCTGCAGGGCCTGGTCGCCTCCCGCAAGGTGACCTACATCGAGGGTGAGGGCCGCCTTTCCTCGCCGACCTCCGTCGACGTGAACGGCCAGCGCGTCCAGGGCCGCCACATCCTGCTGGCGACCGGCTCCGTGCCGAAGTCCCTGCCGGGTCTGGAGATCGACGGCAACCGCATCATCTCCTCGGACCACGCCCTGGTCCTGGACCGCGTCCCCGAGTCCGCCATCGTCCTGGGCGGCGGCGTCATCGGCGTCGAGTTCGCCTCGGCGTGGAAGTCCTTCGGCTCCGACATCACCGTGATCGAGGGCCTCAAGCACCTCGTCCCGGTCGAGGACGAGAACAGCTCCAAGCTGCTGGAGCGCGCGTTCCGCAAGCGCGGCATCAAGTTCAACCTCGGCACCTTCTTCGACAAGGCCGAGTACACCGAGACCGGCGTGCGCGTCACGCTGGCCGACGGCAAGACCTTCGAGGCCGAGGTGCTGCTGGTCGCCGTCGGCCGCGGCCCGGTCTCGCAGGGCCTCGGTTACGAGGAGCAGGGCGTCGCGATGGACCGCGGCTACGTCCTGGTCGACGAGTACATGCAGACCAACGTGCCGACCATCTCGGCCGTCGGTGACCTCGTCCCGACCCTGCAGCTCGCGCACGTCGGCTTCGCCGAGGGCATCCTGGTCGCGGAGCGTCTGGCCGGTCTGAAGACCGTCCCGATCGACTACGACGGCGTTCCGCGCGTCACGTACTGCCACCCCGAGGTCGCCTCCGTCGGCATCACCGAGGCCAAGGCCAAGGAGATCTACGGCGCGGACAAGGTCGTGGCCCTGAAGTACAACCTGGCTGGCAACGGCAAGAGCAAGATCCTGAAGACCGCGGGCGAGATCAAGCTCGTCCAGGTCAAGGACGGTGCCGTGGTCGGCGTCCACATGGTCGGTGACCGGATGGGCGAGCAGGTCGGCGAGGCCCAGCTGATCTACAACTGGGAGGCTCTGCCGGCCGAGGTCGCGCAGCTCATCCACGCGCACCCGACCCAGAACGAAGCGATGGGCGAGGCCCACCTGGCCCTGGCCGGCAAGCCGCTTCACTCCCACGACTAA
- a CDS encoding leucyl aminopeptidase, with amino-acid sequence MTALTLSTAGAATLRADALVVGVSKGPKGPVVAAGAEAVDKAYDGKLAAVLEALGASGAEGETTKLPAPAGLKVPVVLAVGLGSVPEKDESYDEEALRRAAGAAARALHGTKKAAFALPLDDASAVTAVAEGALLGAYAFTAYQGGETTNAKNAKNADKNGGPKQPLAEVALLGAKPRDKEHKAAIERATVVATEVNIARDLVNTPPNDLTPEAFAAVASATAKENGVKVQVLDEKALVKGGFGGIMGVGKGSENPPRLVKLSYTHPKAEKTLAFVGKGITYDSGGISLKPAGHNETMKCDMAGAAAVFASVIAAAKLGLQVNVTGWLALAENMPSGSATRPGDVLRMYSGKTVEVLNTDAEGRLVLGDALTKASEENPDAIVDVATLTGAMVLALGDRTFGVMSNDDAFRTSVHEIAEEVGEASWPMPLPQDLRKTMDSPTADIANMGVRMGGGLVAGLFLQEFVGEGITWAHLDIAGPAFHEGAPYGYTPKGGTGSAVRTLVRLAERTATGDLG; translated from the coding sequence GTGACTGCTCTGACTCTCAGCACTGCCGGCGCCGCGACGCTGCGCGCCGACGCCCTCGTCGTCGGCGTCTCGAAGGGCCCCAAGGGCCCCGTCGTCGCCGCCGGAGCCGAGGCCGTGGACAAGGCGTACGACGGAAAGCTCGCCGCCGTGCTCGAAGCGCTCGGTGCCTCGGGCGCCGAAGGCGAGACGACCAAGCTGCCGGCCCCGGCCGGCCTGAAGGTCCCGGTCGTGCTGGCGGTCGGGCTGGGCTCCGTACCGGAGAAGGACGAGTCCTACGACGAGGAGGCGCTGCGCCGCGCCGCCGGCGCCGCCGCCCGCGCGCTGCACGGCACCAAGAAGGCCGCCTTCGCCCTCCCCCTGGACGACGCCTCCGCCGTCACCGCCGTCGCCGAGGGCGCGCTGCTCGGCGCGTACGCCTTCACCGCCTACCAGGGCGGCGAGACGACGAACGCCAAGAACGCCAAGAACGCGGACAAGAACGGCGGCCCGAAGCAGCCGCTCGCCGAGGTGGCCCTGCTCGGCGCCAAGCCGCGCGACAAGGAGCACAAGGCCGCGATCGAGCGCGCCACGGTCGTCGCGACCGAGGTCAACATCGCCCGCGACCTGGTCAACACCCCGCCGAACGACCTCACCCCCGAGGCCTTCGCAGCCGTCGCGTCCGCGACCGCGAAGGAGAACGGCGTCAAGGTCCAGGTCCTGGACGAGAAGGCCCTGGTCAAGGGCGGCTTCGGCGGCATCATGGGCGTCGGCAAGGGTTCCGAGAACCCGCCGCGCCTGGTGAAGCTGTCCTACACGCACCCCAAGGCGGAGAAGACCCTCGCCTTCGTCGGCAAGGGCATCACGTACGACTCGGGCGGCATCTCCCTGAAGCCGGCCGGCCACAACGAGACGATGAAGTGCGACATGGCCGGCGCCGCCGCCGTCTTCGCCTCCGTCATCGCCGCCGCCAAGCTGGGCCTCCAGGTCAACGTGACCGGCTGGCTCGCCCTCGCCGAGAACATGCCGTCCGGCTCCGCCACCCGTCCCGGTGACGTGCTGCGCATGTACAGCGGCAAGACCGTCGAGGTCCTCAACACGGACGCCGAGGGCCGCCTGGTCCTCGGTGACGCGCTGACCAAGGCCTCCGAGGAGAACCCGGACGCGATCGTCGACGTCGCCACCCTGACCGGCGCCATGGTGCTGGCCCTGGGCGACCGGACCTTCGGCGTCATGTCGAACGACGACGCGTTCCGCACCTCGGTCCACGAGATCGCCGAGGAGGTCGGCGAGGCCTCCTGGCCGATGCCGCTCCCCCAGGACCTGCGCAAGACGATGGACTCCCCCACCGCCGACATCGCCAACATGGGTGTCCGGATGGGCGGCGGCCTGGTGGCCGGCCTCTTCCTCCAGGAGTTCGTCGGCGAGGGCATCACCTGGGCCCACCTCGACATCGCGGGTCCGGCCTTCCACGAGGGCGCCCCGTACGGCTACACCCCCAAGGGCGGCACCGGCTCGGCCGTCCGCACCCTGGTCCGGCTGGCCGAGCGCACGGCCACGGGCGACCTGGGCTGA
- a CDS encoding spherulation-specific family 4 protein, giving the protein MEKKDHMLLVPLYEHPADRPEAWELLIRSAGRLHSVVLNPASGPGDAPDERFAAVAGRLRDAGVPVLGYVDTDYGRRPHAAVVQDLLRHRDWYATDGTFLDQAASGPELLPHYGRLTVAARAAGARTLVLNHGVHPHPGYAELADLLVTFEGPWDAYRDAAAVPPWTAEHPARRFCHLVYAVPPGASAAELAEQLATERGAGVHCAVPGSGAHPWGTLPYALEATG; this is encoded by the coding sequence ATGGAGAAGAAGGACCACATGCTGCTGGTGCCCCTCTACGAGCACCCCGCCGACCGGCCCGAGGCCTGGGAGCTGCTGATCCGCTCGGCGGGCCGGCTCCACTCGGTCGTGCTCAACCCCGCCAGCGGGCCCGGGGACGCCCCCGACGAGCGGTTCGCCGCCGTCGCCGGGCGGCTCCGGGACGCCGGGGTGCCCGTCCTGGGGTACGTCGACACCGACTACGGGCGCCGCCCGCACGCCGCCGTCGTCCAGGACCTGCTGCGCCACCGCGACTGGTACGCGACCGACGGCACCTTCCTCGACCAGGCCGCCTCCGGCCCCGAACTGCTGCCGCACTACGGCCGGCTCACCGTCGCCGCCCGGGCGGCGGGCGCCCGTACCCTCGTCCTCAACCACGGGGTGCACCCGCACCCTGGCTACGCCGAACTCGCCGATCTGCTCGTCACCTTCGAGGGCCCCTGGGACGCGTACCGGGACGCGGCCGCCGTACCGCCGTGGACCGCCGAGCACCCCGCCCGGCGGTTCTGCCACCTCGTGTACGCCGTGCCGCCGGGCGCGTCGGCCGCCGAGCTGGCCGAGCAGCTGGCGACGGAACGGGGCGCGGGGGTGCACTGTGCGGTCCCCGGGTCCGGCGCGCACCCGTGGGGGACCCTCCCGTACGCCCTGGAGGCCACCGGATGA
- the cobT gene encoding nicotinate-nucleotide--dimethylbenzimidazole phosphoribosyltransferase — protein MTTLNLDDFSDLIERPDGGVRRDAEDRRERLAVPPGALGRLDELAEWLAAAQGQVPVKPIERPRVVLFAADHGIAAEGVSGRAAGTAHELVRSVLDGLSPVSILAGRLGATVRIVDAGLDCDPELLPADVVRDRVRRGSGRIDVEDALTAEEAEAALRLGMRIADEEADSGTDLVVLGDLSVGGTTVAATLVAALCGTDASVVTGRGGTPIDDLAWMRKCAAIRDALRRARPVLGDQVALLAAVGGADVAAITGFLLQCAVRRTPVILDGVVSAACGLVAQRAAFRAPDWWLAGQASGEPGQAKALDRMALNPVLDHGVTVGEGTGALLALPLVQAAAALAAELPERAVEQPTE, from the coding sequence ATGACCACGCTGAATCTCGACGACTTCTCCGATCTGATCGAGCGCCCCGACGGGGGCGTTCGGCGTGACGCCGAGGACCGGCGTGAGCGGCTGGCCGTGCCGCCCGGGGCACTCGGGCGGCTGGACGAGCTCGCCGAGTGGCTCGCCGCCGCGCAGGGGCAGGTCCCCGTCAAGCCGATCGAGCGGCCGCGCGTCGTGCTGTTCGCCGCCGACCACGGCATCGCCGCCGAGGGCGTGTCCGGGCGGGCCGCCGGCACCGCCCACGAGCTGGTGCGCTCCGTACTGGACGGGCTGAGCCCCGTCTCGATCCTGGCCGGGCGGCTCGGCGCGACCGTACGGATCGTCGACGCGGGCCTGGACTGCGACCCGGAGCTGCTCCCCGCCGACGTCGTCCGCGACCGGGTGCGGCGCGGCAGCGGCCGCATCGACGTCGAGGACGCGCTGACGGCCGAGGAGGCCGAGGCGGCGCTGCGGCTCGGGATGCGGATCGCCGACGAGGAGGCCGACTCCGGCACCGACCTGGTGGTCCTCGGCGACCTGAGCGTCGGCGGCACCACCGTCGCGGCGACGCTGGTCGCCGCGCTCTGCGGAACCGATGCCTCGGTCGTCACCGGCCGCGGCGGGACGCCCATCGACGACCTCGCCTGGATGCGCAAGTGCGCCGCGATCCGCGACGCGCTGCGCCGGGCCCGTCCCGTGCTCGGGGACCAGGTCGCGCTGCTGGCGGCCGTCGGCGGCGCGGACGTCGCCGCGATCACCGGGTTCCTGCTCCAGTGCGCGGTGCGCCGTACGCCCGTCATCCTCGACGGCGTCGTCTCCGCGGCCTGTGGCCTGGTGGCCCAGCGGGCCGCGTTCCGGGCGCCGGACTGGTGGCTGGCCGGCCAGGCCAGCGGCGAGCCGGGGCAGGCGAAGGCGCTGGACCGGATGGCACTCAACCCTGTGCTCGACCACGGCGTCACTGTGGGAGAAGGAACCGGGGCCTTGCTGGCACTCCCCCTGGTCCAGGCGGCTGCCGCGCTCGCGGCGGAACTCCCGGAGCGGGCCGTGGAGCAGCCGACGGAATGA
- the pelF gene encoding GT4 family glycosyltransferase PelF, producing MSHGRHVTMLTEGTYPHVHGGVSTWCDQLVRGMPEVDFNVIALTGSGREPVTWDLPRNVYRHTAVPLWGPPPGRSRRKALRGRAHRRFTETYEGFLLSLLEPGRGGFSEALRELAVLARAGKLAPALRSESVLRLLMDVWTRPGLATAAAAPTIHDALTATDLLEHALRPLSVRIPPDCVAHAVSSGLATLPALAAKYLDGVPFLLTEHGIYLRERYLGYRTAEQRWPVKALLLGFYRELNSEGYRQADLITPCNQYNRRWEERGGADSERIRTVYNGVDTHAFPEAGPEPEVPTLSWCGRIDPIKDLETLIRAYAFMRVELPALRLRLFGPVPAGCEDYRLDLEKLAAELGVTDGITYEGRVEDVAGAYAAGSVVMLSSISEGFPFSIIEAMSCGRTTVSTDVGGVREAVGDTGLVVPPREPETMARATLALLRDDERRAELGRAARRRVVEKFTLHRSVDGFRHIYRELAGQPVLSVHAGDEWTQRLADPWYRELAADGSLW from the coding sequence ATGAGCCATGGGCGTCATGTCACCATGCTCACCGAAGGCACCTATCCACACGTCCACGGGGGCGTCAGCACCTGGTGCGACCAACTGGTACGCGGTATGCCGGAGGTCGACTTCAACGTCATAGCCCTGACCGGCTCCGGACGCGAGCCGGTCACCTGGGACCTGCCGCGCAACGTGTACCGGCACACCGCCGTGCCGCTCTGGGGCCCGCCGCCGGGCCGCAGCCGCCGCAAGGCCCTGCGCGGCAGGGCCCACCGCCGCTTCACCGAGACCTACGAGGGCTTCCTGCTCTCCCTGCTCGAACCCGGCCGAGGGGGCTTCTCCGAGGCCCTGCGCGAACTGGCCGTCCTGGCCCGGGCGGGCAAACTCGCCCCGGCCCTGCGCTCCGAGTCGGTCCTGCGCCTCCTGATGGACGTGTGGACCCGCCCGGGCCTGGCCACCGCCGCCGCCGCGCCGACCATCCACGACGCGCTGACCGCCACCGACCTGCTGGAACACGCCCTGCGCCCGCTCTCGGTGCGGATCCCGCCCGACTGCGTCGCGCACGCCGTCAGCAGCGGTCTCGCCACCCTCCCGGCCCTCGCCGCCAAGTACCTCGACGGGGTGCCGTTCCTCCTCACCGAACACGGCATCTACCTGCGCGAGCGCTACCTCGGCTACCGCACCGCCGAACAGCGCTGGCCCGTCAAGGCGCTGCTGCTCGGCTTCTACCGCGAGCTCAACTCCGAGGGCTACCGGCAGGCCGACCTGATCACCCCCTGCAACCAGTACAACCGCCGCTGGGAGGAGCGCGGAGGCGCCGACTCCGAGCGGATCCGCACCGTCTACAACGGCGTCGACACGCACGCCTTCCCCGAGGCCGGACCGGAACCCGAGGTGCCCACCCTCAGCTGGTGCGGCCGCATCGACCCCATCAAGGACCTCGAAACCCTCATCCGGGCCTACGCGTTCATGCGCGTGGAGCTGCCCGCCCTGCGGCTGCGGCTGTTCGGGCCGGTCCCGGCGGGCTGCGAGGACTACCGGCTCGACCTGGAGAAGCTCGCCGCCGAACTCGGCGTCACCGACGGCATCACCTACGAGGGCCGCGTCGAGGACGTCGCCGGGGCCTACGCCGCCGGCAGCGTCGTGATGCTCTCCTCCATCAGCGAGGGCTTCCCCTTCAGCATCATCGAGGCCATGTCCTGCGGCCGCACCACCGTCTCCACCGACGTCGGCGGGGTCCGCGAGGCCGTCGGGGACACCGGCCTCGTCGTCCCGCCCCGCGAGCCCGAGACCATGGCCCGCGCCACCCTCGCCCTGCTCCGCGACGACGAACGCCGCGCCGAACTCGGCCGGGCCGCCCGCAGGCGGGTCGTGGAGAAGTTCACCCTCCACCGGTCCGTCGACGGCTTCCGGCACATCTACCGGGAGCTGGCCGGCCAGCCCGTCCTGTCCGTCCACGCCGGCGACGAGTGGACCCAGCGGCTCGCCGACCCCTGGTACCGCGAGCTCGCGGCCGACGGGAGCCTGTGGTGA
- a CDS encoding sensor histidine kinase, giving the protein MRAHPLATDAVLALGALICMVVGSFADPHGPHGPTFGTRTPEAFSLLLMLLGAATLVWRRRRPRAVLAVTAGLSLLELTTGEPRAPVAMSAVIALFTVAAVTDRPTTWRIGLLTMTGLTGVAMLVGPLPWYAQENIGIFAWTGMAAAAGDAVRSRRAFVDAIRERAERAERTREEEARRRVAEERLRIARDLHDVVAHHIALVNVQAGVAAHVMDKRPDQAKEALAHVRDASRSALNELRATVGLLRQTGDPEAPTEPAPGLAVLDDLTATFQHAGLPVRVMVQLGRDRDPLPSAVDLAAYRVIQEALTNVRKHAGPGARAEVSVVRVGASVEVTVLDDGGAGPEALPAQAAQAEEGGGHGLLGMRERATALGGSCFAGPRYGGGYRVHAILPVA; this is encoded by the coding sequence ATGCGGGCCCATCCGCTCGCCACCGACGCCGTACTCGCGCTCGGGGCGCTGATCTGCATGGTCGTCGGGTCCTTCGCCGATCCCCACGGGCCGCACGGCCCGACCTTCGGCACCCGGACCCCCGAGGCGTTCTCGCTCCTGCTGATGCTGCTGGGCGCGGCGACGCTGGTGTGGCGGCGCCGCCGGCCCCGCGCGGTGCTGGCCGTGACCGCCGGGCTCTCGCTGCTGGAGCTGACCACCGGGGAGCCCCGGGCGCCCGTCGCCATGAGCGCGGTGATCGCCCTGTTCACGGTGGCCGCGGTCACCGACCGGCCCACGACCTGGCGGATCGGGCTGCTCACCATGACGGGGCTGACGGGCGTGGCCATGCTGGTCGGCCCGCTGCCCTGGTACGCGCAGGAGAACATCGGCATCTTCGCCTGGACCGGCATGGCCGCGGCCGCCGGGGACGCGGTGCGCAGCCGCCGGGCGTTCGTGGACGCGATCCGGGAGCGCGCCGAGCGGGCCGAGCGGACCCGCGAGGAGGAGGCCCGGCGGCGGGTCGCGGAGGAGCGGCTGCGGATCGCCCGGGACCTCCACGACGTGGTGGCGCATCACATCGCCCTGGTCAACGTGCAGGCGGGGGTGGCCGCGCACGTCATGGACAAGCGGCCCGACCAGGCCAAGGAGGCCCTCGCCCACGTGCGCGACGCCAGCCGCTCGGCGCTGAACGAGCTGCGGGCCACGGTCGGGCTGCTGCGGCAGACCGGAGACCCGGAGGCGCCGACCGAGCCCGCGCCGGGGCTGGCAGTACTGGACGACCTGACGGCCACGTTCCAGCACGCCGGGCTGCCGGTGCGGGTGATGGTCCAGCTGGGCCGGGACCGGGACCCGCTGCCGTCGGCCGTGGACCTGGCGGCGTACCGGGTGATCCAGGAGGCCCTGACCAACGTGCGCAAGCACGCGGGCCCGGGGGCCCGGGCCGAGGTCAGCGTGGTGCGGGTCGGGGCCTCGGTGGAGGTGACCGTACTGGACGACGGGGGCGCGGGCCCCGAGGCGCTGCCCGCGCAGGCCGCGCAGGCCGAGGAGGGCGGCGGGCACGGGCTGCTCGGCATGCGCGAGCGGGCCACCGCGCTGGGCGGCTCCTGCTTCGCCGGACCCCGCTACGGGGGCGGCTACCGAGTGCACGCCATCCTTCCCGTGGCCTAG
- a CDS encoding phosphatidylglycerol lysyltransferase domain-containing protein, translating to METGGEAAGKQGGGRETGRGSTRSRRAAAFAVWYLRAVTFVNFLSAVWVSFGQDLRRHNTADFYTPYLLTAGFASALFSLLLAVTMGRRKRAAWILNLVVGGLLLLAFAVSAFTGYYPEFREHAQNWVSLALTAAFVGALVLGRHEFYAKGDRSNPKLAVAVAAVGLLVTSLVAALLVGAANTDPDASEASFLARWKYGVLRLITLAPNDVDFKAITTPGWVDVTVNVMSMVLLLAVLFAAFRSRRAVDPLTEEDEDRLRALLAKQGDRDSLGYFALRREKSVIWSPTGKAAVTYRVVGGVSLASGDPIGDPEAWPGAIEPWLAEAREHGWVPAVMGASEEAGQIYARHGLDALELGDEAIVETAEFTLEGRAMRTVRQAFNRVKRAGYTVRIRRHADIPAEEMDELVRRADDWRDGATERGFSMALGRLGDPADGQCVMLECTDGNGELRAVLSFVPWGPKGLSLDLMRRDRDSENGLMEFMVIELLERSKEIGVTQVSLNFAMFRSVFERGSKLGAGPVLRMWRSLLSFFSRWWQIESLYRANAKYRPIWEPRFMLFEKSSDLLRIGVAAGRAEGFLEAPGLPKWLHRRHLETRR from the coding sequence ATCGAGACCGGCGGGGAAGCGGCCGGCAAGCAGGGGGGCGGCCGGGAGACCGGCAGGGGAAGCACCCGGTCGCGGCGCGCCGCCGCGTTCGCGGTCTGGTACCTGCGCGCCGTCACGTTCGTCAACTTCCTCAGCGCGGTGTGGGTTTCGTTCGGGCAGGATCTGCGCCGGCACAACACCGCCGACTTCTACACCCCTTACCTGCTGACGGCCGGCTTCGCCTCCGCGCTGTTCTCGCTGCTGCTCGCGGTCACCATGGGCCGCCGCAAGCGGGCCGCCTGGATCCTGAACCTGGTGGTGGGCGGGCTGCTGCTGCTGGCCTTCGCCGTGTCGGCGTTCACCGGCTACTACCCCGAGTTCCGTGAGCACGCCCAGAACTGGGTCTCGCTGGCCCTGACCGCGGCCTTCGTCGGCGCGCTGGTGCTGGGCCGCCACGAGTTCTACGCCAAGGGCGACCGTTCCAACCCCAAGCTGGCCGTGGCCGTCGCCGCCGTCGGCCTGCTGGTCACCTCGCTGGTCGCGGCGCTGCTCGTGGGCGCCGCCAACACCGACCCGGACGCCTCCGAGGCCTCGTTCCTGGCCCGCTGGAAGTACGGCGTGCTGCGGCTGATCACGCTGGCCCCGAACGACGTGGACTTCAAGGCGATCACCACCCCCGGCTGGGTGGACGTCACCGTCAACGTCATGTCGATGGTGCTGCTGCTCGCCGTGCTGTTCGCGGCGTTCCGCTCGCGCCGCGCCGTCGACCCGCTCACCGAGGAGGACGAGGACAGGCTCCGCGCCCTGCTCGCCAAGCAGGGCGACCGCGACTCGCTCGGCTACTTCGCGCTGCGCCGCGAGAAGTCCGTCATCTGGTCCCCCACCGGCAAGGCCGCCGTGACCTACCGCGTGGTCGGCGGGGTCTCGCTCGCCTCCGGCGACCCGATCGGCGACCCCGAGGCCTGGCCCGGCGCGATCGAGCCGTGGCTGGCCGAGGCCCGCGAGCACGGCTGGGTGCCCGCCGTGATGGGGGCGAGCGAGGAGGCTGGGCAGATCTACGCCCGGCACGGCCTGGACGCGCTGGAGCTGGGTGACGAGGCGATCGTCGAGACCGCCGAGTTCACCCTGGAGGGCCGCGCCATGCGGACCGTCCGGCAGGCGTTCAACCGGGTCAAGCGGGCCGGCTACACCGTCCGGATCCGCCGCCACGCGGACATCCCGGCCGAGGAGATGGACGAGCTGGTGCGCCGCGCCGACGACTGGCGCGACGGCGCGACCGAGCGCGGCTTCTCGATGGCACTGGGCCGGCTGGGGGACCCCGCCGACGGCCAGTGCGTGATGCTGGAGTGCACGGACGGCAACGGCGAGCTGCGCGCCGTGCTGTCCTTCGTGCCGTGGGGCCCCAAGGGCCTGTCGCTGGACCTGATGCGCCGTGACCGCGATTCCGAGAACGGCCTGATGGAGTTCATGGTCATCGAACTCCTGGAACGCTCCAAGGAGATCGGCGTCACACAGGTCTCGCTGAACTTCGCGATGTTCCGTTCCGTCTTCGAGCGCGGGTCGAAGCTCGGCGCGGGTCCGGTGCTGCGGATGTGGCGCTCGCTGCTGAGCTTCTTCTCGCGCTGGTGGCAGATCGAGTCCCTCTACCGGGCCAACGCCAAATACCGGCCGATCTGGGAACCGCGGTTCATGCTCTTCGAGAAGAGTTCGGACCTGCTGCGGATCGGTGTCGCGGCGGGACGGGCCGAGGGCTTCCTGGAAGCCCCCGGCCTGCCGAAGTGGCTGCACCGCAGACATCTGGAGACCCGTCGTTGA
- a CDS encoding endo alpha-1,4 polygalactosaminidase, producing MKRFSVLLAGALLVVLGGLAACTAVPAEDEDPGPDPAPGERWLPRPGTAWQWQLTGKLDTSVKVPVYDVDGFHTTKEQVAGLRKAGRKTICYISTGAWEDFRPDADAFPESMLGKGNGWEGERWLDIRRLDELERLMGKRFDMCRDKGFDAVEPDNMDAYRNESGFPVTAEDQLRFNRLIAKMAHDRGLSVGLKNDLDQIPQLVGDFDFAVNEQCAQYEECELLTPFIEADKAVFHVEYELPTSRFCAGTRKLKLSSLEKKLELGPWRKACPRP from the coding sequence ATGAAGCGTTTCTCCGTCCTGCTCGCCGGGGCGCTGCTCGTCGTCCTCGGCGGGCTCGCGGCCTGTACCGCCGTGCCCGCCGAGGACGAGGACCCGGGCCCGGACCCGGCGCCGGGGGAGCGCTGGCTGCCCAGGCCCGGGACGGCCTGGCAGTGGCAGCTCACCGGCAAACTCGACACCTCGGTGAAGGTGCCGGTGTACGACGTCGACGGGTTCCACACCACCAAGGAGCAGGTCGCCGGGCTCCGCAAGGCGGGCCGCAAGACGATCTGCTACATCTCCACCGGCGCCTGGGAGGACTTCCGGCCGGACGCCGACGCGTTCCCGGAGTCGATGCTCGGCAAGGGCAACGGCTGGGAGGGCGAGCGCTGGCTCGACATCCGGCGGCTCGACGAGCTGGAGCGGCTGATGGGCAAGCGGTTCGACATGTGCCGGGACAAGGGCTTCGACGCGGTGGAGCCGGACAACATGGACGCCTACCGCAACGAGTCGGGCTTCCCGGTCACCGCCGAGGACCAGCTGAGGTTCAACCGGCTGATCGCGAAGATGGCCCACGACCGGGGCCTGTCGGTCGGGCTCAAGAACGACCTGGACCAGATCCCGCAGCTGGTCGGCGACTTCGACTTCGCGGTCAACGAGCAGTGCGCCCAGTACGAGGAGTGCGAGCTGCTGACCCCGTTCATCGAGGCCGACAAGGCCGTCTTCCACGTCGAGTACGAGCTTCCCACGAGCCGGTTCTGCGCCGGGACGCGCAAGCTGAAGCTCAGCTCGCTGGAGAAGAAGCTCGAACTGGGCCCCTGGCGCAAGGCCTGCCCCCGCCCGTAG